One segment of Longimicrobium sp. DNA contains the following:
- a CDS encoding serine hydrolase domain-containing protein, whose translation MRERASLCLHRPTGRARGGASGSIAVAMVRIAFLAALLSCSGEPAAPHVDPPVTPPAEQEIPISGAAVPGMGSYDQVIPALMRKHGIPGGAVAVVRDGRLIYARGFGYADVENKTVVQPDALFRIASMSKPITAAAIMKLVEEGKLRLDDRVAPLIAHLAPAPAATVDPRWEQITIRHLLNHSGGWDRGKPNGGFDPIDRPLIAAAAVNAPAPASSETLVRYMKGMPLDFNPGEKFAYSNFGYIILGRVIERLSGMRYEEYVRARVLQPVGANRTQQGRSLMRNALPGEVKYYWPGMGVNAPAVPSVFPGEGTVPFNYGGFHLEAGDASGAWVSSTIDLLRFLTAVDGRASRPDILSTALVAEMTGSGAMVCPDGGCYYGAGWFVRPMQGDANWWHGGTLPGNTSMMVRTYHNFAFVGLLNTRSLTANLEAELYAALWNAHEGATSFPTHDLFSNFP comes from the coding sequence ATGCGTGAGCGTGCATCCCTCTGCCTGCATCGTCCCACCGGACGCGCACGCGGCGGCGCCAGCGGATCGATCGCGGTTGCGATGGTCAGGATCGCGTTTCTCGCGGCCCTGCTTTCCTGCAGCGGAGAGCCGGCCGCGCCGCACGTCGATCCCCCGGTCACGCCTCCCGCGGAACAGGAGATCCCCATCAGCGGCGCCGCGGTGCCGGGGATGGGGTCGTACGATCAGGTCATCCCCGCACTCATGCGCAAGCACGGCATTCCCGGCGGCGCGGTCGCCGTGGTGCGCGACGGACGGCTGATCTACGCGCGCGGCTTCGGCTACGCGGACGTCGAGAACAAGACGGTGGTGCAGCCCGACGCGCTGTTCCGGATCGCCAGCATGTCCAAGCCGATCACCGCCGCCGCCATCATGAAGCTCGTCGAGGAGGGCAAGCTCAGGCTGGACGACCGCGTGGCGCCCCTCATCGCGCACCTGGCGCCCGCGCCGGCAGCGACCGTCGATCCGCGGTGGGAGCAGATCACCATCCGGCACCTGCTCAACCACAGCGGGGGCTGGGATCGTGGCAAGCCGAACGGCGGATTCGACCCGATCGACCGGCCGCTGATCGCCGCCGCCGCCGTCAACGCTCCCGCCCCGGCGTCCTCTGAGACGCTCGTCCGCTACATGAAGGGAATGCCGCTGGACTTCAACCCCGGCGAGAAGTTCGCCTACTCGAACTTCGGCTACATCATCCTGGGCCGCGTGATCGAGCGCCTGAGCGGCATGCGCTACGAGGAATACGTGCGCGCACGCGTGCTGCAGCCCGTGGGCGCCAACCGCACGCAGCAGGGCAGGTCGCTCATGCGCAACGCGCTCCCGGGCGAGGTGAAGTACTACTGGCCGGGCATGGGGGTGAACGCGCCCGCGGTGCCGTCGGTTTTTCCGGGCGAGGGCACGGTGCCCTTCAACTACGGCGGCTTCCACCTGGAAGCGGGGGATGCGAGCGGCGCGTGGGTGTCGTCCACCATCGATCTCCTGCGCTTCCTGACCGCCGTCGATGGCCGCGCCAGCCGTCCGGACATCCTCAGCACCGCGCTCGTGGCGGAGATGACCGGCAGCGGCGCAATGGTGTGTCCGGATGGCGGATGCTATTACGGCGCCGGCTGGTTCGTCCGCCCGATGCAGGGCGACGCGAACTGGTGGCACGGCGGAACGCTGCCCGGCAACACGAGCATGATGGTGCGCACGTACCACAACTTCGCGTTCGTCGGGCTGTTGAACACCCGCTCGCTGACCGCCAACCTGGAGGCCGAGCTCTATGCCGCGCTGTGGAATGCGCACGAGGGCGCCACGTCGTTCCCCACGCACGACCTGTTTTCGAACTTCCCGTGA
- a CDS encoding TonB-dependent receptor has translation MPRMAARAAAIAVACGALAAISAPAAAQHEHHGIPAGGSQAVLTGTASCAEGAPSSGAIVQLFHGDGSGRHLMAASAADAAGRFSLRALPGTYTLEIGYPGHAPHRQQVSVAGAAVRVGNVRLRCGPLGLDTLTVRAEREAVQLRSGATVVDVRASATAGGSIADLLRTVPGVELDADGRIAMRGGTGVLVLMNGRRIPLAGDALAAFLRQMPAAALDRIEAGTTASARQDADGAAGVVNLVFRDDATRRTGMRSLAGSMASDDHYAGSAAAAGHVRGVLSWDATYSFSGMRPRTDSRTARWSLVPGDLPLQTDEDSRGRARHRLHSVMAGAALTPAPGASLALRGAYSWMEGASRNSTAFVYTNAAGDTGTSATGSLVEHVIPSAELSAAASVDRGRFRFASEARTSLVDEDFRGDYDDVGAGFRYKSTAMTSRQREHVLRNDLAVHFPGIDLEVGQESRFRTINAEHDATHFGATVSQDYRYRTEVHAGYLAAHRVTGSVRAEAGLRLEADRTRIELEAASERTDVRLFPSISGEWTDARRGLVYRLAYGRRINRPGPEMLNPFPMAENDAHEVVGNPSLRPELSDQVEFGVERPGSLLTLQLTPFLRWTRDPIRPLMAATERGGSTTTLANLDRTRAGGADGSARARLAPGTVVTLAGSVIHAETTGDAFGSSGVYATARLTVDMRVAENTAVQLYAYRRSAQAIEQGEILPAFTSELAVTRRLAADRGRVTLRLNDPWRGDRTEFRVADTGFTQESRRRTARPLLSLFASYAVGGAPRDDAPARPEGPPRIF, from the coding sequence ATGCCGCGCATGGCTGCACGGGCGGCGGCGATCGCCGTTGCGTGCGGTGCCCTGGCGGCCATCTCCGCACCGGCGGCGGCGCAGCACGAACATCACGGGATTCCGGCCGGCGGCTCCCAGGCGGTGCTGACCGGAACGGCTTCGTGCGCGGAAGGCGCGCCGTCGAGCGGCGCTATCGTACAGCTCTTCCATGGCGACGGCTCCGGCCGTCACCTCATGGCGGCATCGGCGGCCGATGCCGCCGGCCGCTTTTCCCTCCGCGCCCTCCCCGGCACCTACACGCTCGAGATCGGCTACCCGGGGCATGCGCCGCACCGCCAGCAGGTGAGCGTCGCCGGCGCCGCCGTGCGCGTGGGCAACGTGCGCCTCCGCTGCGGACCGCTGGGGCTGGATACGCTGACGGTGAGGGCGGAGCGCGAGGCGGTCCAGCTCCGCAGCGGCGCGACCGTCGTGGATGTGCGCGCGTCCGCCACGGCGGGGGGCAGCATCGCGGACCTCCTGCGCACCGTCCCCGGCGTCGAGCTGGACGCGGACGGGCGCATCGCCATGCGCGGCGGCACGGGGGTGCTGGTGCTGATGAACGGGCGGCGCATCCCGCTGGCCGGCGATGCGCTCGCCGCGTTTCTGCGCCAGATGCCGGCGGCGGCGCTGGACCGCATCGAGGCGGGCACCACGGCGTCCGCGCGGCAGGATGCGGACGGCGCGGCCGGTGTGGTGAACCTCGTCTTCCGCGACGATGCCACGCGGCGCACCGGGATGCGCTCGCTGGCGGGCTCCATGGCGTCGGACGATCACTACGCGGGCTCCGCCGCCGCCGCGGGCCACGTGCGCGGCGTGCTGAGCTGGGATGCGACGTACTCCTTCTCCGGCATGCGGCCGCGCACGGACTCCAGGACGGCGCGCTGGAGCCTCGTGCCCGGCGACCTCCCTCTCCAGACCGACGAGGACAGCCGCGGGCGGGCGAGGCACCGCCTGCACTCCGTCATGGCGGGCGCGGCGCTGACGCCGGCGCCGGGCGCGTCGCTGGCGCTGCGCGGCGCGTACTCCTGGATGGAAGGCGCGTCACGAAACAGCACCGCGTTCGTTTACACCAATGCGGCCGGAGACACGGGAACGAGCGCCACCGGCAGCCTGGTGGAGCACGTGATCCCGTCCGCCGAGCTGAGCGCCGCCGCGAGTGTGGACCGGGGGCGCTTCCGCTTCGCTTCGGAGGCGCGCACCAGCCTGGTGGATGAGGACTTCCGGGGCGACTACGACGACGTGGGCGCGGGCTTCCGCTACAAGTCCACCGCCATGACCTCGCGGCAGCGCGAGCACGTACTGCGCAACGACCTCGCTGTCCACTTTCCGGGGATCGATCTGGAGGTGGGGCAGGAGTCGCGGTTCCGCACCATCAACGCGGAGCACGATGCGACCCACTTCGGCGCGACCGTTTCGCAGGACTACCGCTACCGGACGGAGGTGCACGCCGGCTACCTGGCCGCGCACCGCGTCACCGGCAGCGTGCGCGCGGAGGCGGGGCTGCGCCTGGAGGCGGACCGGACCCGCATCGAGCTGGAGGCCGCCAGCGAACGGACGGACGTGCGCCTATTCCCCAGCATCAGCGGCGAATGGACCGATGCGCGCCGCGGACTCGTGTACCGGCTCGCGTACGGCCGCCGCATCAACCGGCCCGGTCCCGAGATGCTGAATCCGTTCCCCATGGCCGAGAACGACGCGCACGAAGTCGTCGGCAACCCGTCGCTGCGGCCGGAGCTTTCGGACCAGGTGGAGTTCGGCGTGGAGCGGCCCGGCTCGCTGCTGACGCTGCAGCTCACGCCGTTCCTCCGCTGGACGCGCGACCCGATCCGCCCACTCATGGCGGCGACGGAGAGGGGCGGCTCCACGACCACGCTGGCGAACCTGGACCGGACGCGTGCCGGCGGCGCCGACGGCAGCGCGCGTGCGCGGCTGGCGCCCGGCACGGTCGTGACGCTTGCGGGCAGCGTCATCCACGCGGAGACGACGGGCGACGCGTTCGGCAGCAGCGGCGTGTACGCCACGGCGCGGCTCACCGTCGATATGCGGGTGGCCGAGAACACGGCGGTGCAGCTCTACGCGTACCGCCGCAGCGCCCAGGCGATCGAACAGGGCGAGATCCTGCCGGCGTTCACCAGCGAGCTGGCGGTTACGCGGCGGCTCGCCGCCGACCGGGGGCGCGTGACGCTTCGCCTCAACGATCCGTGGCGAGGCGACCGTACCGAGTTCCGGGTCGCCGATACGGGCTTCACGCAGGAGAGCCGCCGGCGCACGGCGCGGCCGCTGCTGTCGCTGTTCGCGTCGTACGCGGTGGGCGGCGCGCCGCGCGACGATGCACCCGCCCGCCCCGAGGGTCCGCCGCGCATCTTTTGA
- a CDS encoding AraC family transcriptional regulator produces the protein MTTAALESYRARMRRVLDHIDENLDSDLGLAALARVASFSKYHFHRQFAVTFGITVHRYVQLARMKRASYRLAFRDDASVTEIALDAGYEASDAFTRAFRGLIGQAPSAFRGSPDWERWTEALEPLSQARSKLMTNFSAADVHIREVPETPVAVMRHVGDPARIGETIQRFISWRRAAGVPPKVSATFNVFHDDPRTTPPAEYRLDLCAATAGPITANDDGVEAGTIPGGRCAVLRVVGSADDLEPAALFLYRDWLPASGEEARDFPLFCQRVTFFPDVPEHAASTDLFLPLK, from the coding sequence ATGACGACAGCGGCGCTGGAAAGCTACCGGGCGCGAATGCGGCGGGTGCTGGACCACATCGATGAGAACCTCGACAGCGACCTGGGGCTGGCGGCACTCGCGCGCGTCGCGTCGTTCTCGAAGTACCACTTCCACCGGCAGTTCGCGGTGACGTTCGGCATCACCGTGCACCGTTACGTCCAGCTCGCGCGGATGAAGAGGGCATCGTACCGGCTGGCGTTCAGGGACGACGCCAGCGTCACCGAGATCGCGCTGGACGCCGGCTACGAGGCGTCGGACGCGTTCACCCGGGCCTTTCGCGGCCTAATCGGGCAGGCGCCCTCCGCCTTCCGCGGCTCTCCCGACTGGGAGCGCTGGACCGAGGCCCTCGAACCCCTCTCCCAAGCAAGGAGCAAGCTGATGACGAACTTTTCCGCCGCCGACGTGCACATCCGCGAGGTCCCCGAGACTCCCGTCGCGGTGATGCGGCACGTGGGCGACCCCGCGCGCATCGGCGAGACGATCCAGCGGTTCATCTCGTGGCGCCGGGCGGCCGGCGTGCCACCGAAGGTGAGCGCGACGTTCAACGTCTTCCACGACGATCCGCGCACCACGCCCCCGGCCGAGTACCGCCTGGACCTCTGCGCCGCGACCGCCGGCCCGATCACAGCGAACGACGACGGTGTCGAGGCGGGCACGATCCCCGGCGGGCGCTGCGCGGTCCTCCGCGTCGTGGGCTCGGCAGACGATCTGGAGCCGGCCGCGCTCTTCCTCTACCGCGACTGGCTCCCCGCCAGCGGCGAGGAGGCGCGCGACTTCCCGCTCTTCTGCCAGCGCGTCACGTTCTTCCCCGACGTCCCCGAGCACGCGGCCAGCACGGATCTGTTCCTGCCGCTGAAGTGA
- a CDS encoding CPBP family intramembrane glutamic endopeptidase — protein MPAQADAPRGRPLRALLLYLLAVFVGGALLAPWLYHAVHALAGEQGTLAKLARMPFARYVNRALLITALVGLPFFIRAAGIRRWADVGVAPGLVRWRRFAAGFGLGFASLAIVCVVALVAGGRLPRARTPGDLAAQFLGALATALVVAVVEELLFRGAFFGGLKRAVGWKPALAASSVLYGIVHFMARPANPPTVDWVSGLRVLPTMLAGMTELRTLVPGFLSLALAGVILGLAYQWTGELSASIGVHAGWIFWLKYYGLVTKSAPGANIWFWGTRKLTDGWLAFVAIVVVLALLGLAARARSRGGARTSMIMERG, from the coding sequence ATGCCGGCCCAAGCCGATGCCCCGCGCGGGCGGCCCCTGCGCGCCCTGCTGCTGTACCTGCTGGCGGTGTTCGTCGGGGGCGCGCTGCTGGCGCCATGGCTATACCACGCGGTGCATGCGCTGGCCGGCGAGCAGGGGACGCTGGCGAAGCTGGCGCGCATGCCCTTCGCCCGCTACGTCAACCGCGCGCTGCTGATCACGGCGCTCGTCGGGCTGCCGTTCTTCATCCGCGCCGCGGGGATACGGCGCTGGGCGGACGTGGGGGTGGCGCCGGGGCTGGTGCGGTGGCGTAGGTTCGCGGCGGGTTTCGGGCTGGGGTTCGCGTCGCTCGCCATCGTCTGCGTGGTGGCGCTGGTTGCGGGCGGGCGGCTGCCGCGCGCGCGCACGCCGGGCGACCTGGCCGCACAGTTCCTCGGCGCGCTGGCGACGGCGCTGGTGGTGGCGGTGGTCGAGGAGCTGCTCTTTCGCGGCGCCTTCTTTGGCGGGTTGAAGCGCGCGGTGGGGTGGAAGCCGGCGCTCGCGGCCAGCAGCGTGCTGTACGGCATCGTCCACTTCATGGCCCGGCCCGCGAACCCGCCCACGGTGGACTGGGTCTCGGGGCTGCGCGTGTTGCCGACCATGCTCGCGGGGATGACGGAGCTGCGGACGCTCGTGCCCGGGTTCCTGAGCCTGGCGCTCGCGGGCGTCATCCTGGGCCTGGCGTACCAGTGGACGGGCGAGCTCTCCGCATCCATCGGCGTCCACGCGGGGTGGATCTTCTGGCTGAAGTACTACGGCTTGGTCACCAAGTCCGCCCCCGGCGCCAACATTTGGTTCTGGGGCACGCGCAAGCTCACCGACGGGTGGCTGGCGTTCGTCGCCATCGTCGTCGTGCTGGCGCTGCTGGGCCTCGCCGCGCGGGCGCGGAGCCGCGGTGGAGCGCGCACCTCAATGATCATGGAGAGAGGATGA
- a CDS encoding Gfo/Idh/MocA family oxidoreductase — protein MTEPIRVGLIGTSGWSERMYLSSVASEPRARVVALCGRRAERTREVAERFGVARCYTDFRAMLADGGLDAVIVAAPDDEHHEMALAAIDAGLHVLCEKPLARSAAHAHEMWTRARDAGVVHMTLFTFRWLPAHRFLGELVAAGRIGEPRGFTFRFVHGLGVREDLRWRSDPARSDGVLADLGSHLFDLVHWWLGPVAEVSADLHSFGTVHTAGRAVANDSAAVSLRLESGAHGTVHLSSIAHVDDAMPGQEFTIFGSEGTLEGRLSRSGSEIRLITADEGWRLLPVPERLFGGAPLDQQLKVFTSGSAGPRAWIDAIIEGRAVAPDFEDGWRAQRVIDAALESARSRCWVAV, from the coding sequence ATGACGGAGCCGATCCGGGTGGGGCTGATCGGGACCAGCGGCTGGTCCGAGCGGATGTACCTGTCGTCGGTGGCCAGCGAGCCGCGCGCGCGGGTGGTCGCACTCTGCGGGCGAAGGGCGGAGCGGACGCGGGAGGTGGCGGAGCGCTTCGGCGTGGCGCGGTGCTATACGGATTTCCGCGCGATGCTCGCGGATGGAGGGCTCGACGCCGTGATCGTCGCGGCGCCGGATGACGAGCACCACGAGATGGCGCTCGCGGCGATCGACGCGGGGCTGCACGTGCTCTGCGAGAAGCCGCTGGCCCGCAGCGCCGCGCACGCGCACGAGATGTGGACGCGCGCCCGCGATGCCGGCGTGGTGCACATGACGCTCTTCACCTTTCGCTGGCTCCCCGCGCACCGCTTTCTGGGCGAGCTGGTGGCGGCCGGGCGCATCGGCGAGCCGCGCGGCTTCACCTTTCGCTTCGTGCACGGGCTGGGCGTGCGCGAGGACCTGCGCTGGCGCTCGGATCCGGCGCGGTCAGACGGGGTGCTCGCGGACCTGGGCTCGCACCTCTTCGACCTGGTCCACTGGTGGCTGGGGCCGGTCGCCGAGGTCAGCGCGGACCTGCACAGCTTCGGCACGGTGCACACGGCGGGGCGCGCGGTGGCGAACGATTCGGCGGCGGTCTCGCTGCGGCTGGAATCGGGCGCACACGGCACGGTGCACCTGAGCAGCATCGCGCACGTGGACGACGCGATGCCCGGCCAGGAGTTCACCATCTTCGGCAGCGAGGGCACCCTGGAAGGACGCCTGTCGCGCTCCGGCTCCGAGATCCGGCTGATCACGGCGGACGAGGGCTGGCGGCTTCTTCCGGTCCCGGAGCGACTCTTCGGCGGCGCGCCGCTCGACCAGCAGTTGAAGGTGTTCACGAGCGGCAGCGCTGGGCCGCGGGCGTGGATCGACGCGATCATCGAGGGGCGGGCCGTGGCGCCGGACTTCGAGGATGGGTGGCGTGCGCAGCGCGTGATCGACGCCGCGCTGGAGTCCGCGCGCAGCCGGTGCTGGGTCGCGGTCTGA
- a CDS encoding PadR family transcriptional regulator, protein MAPRSQTDALRGSLDLLILKTLSLEPMHGWGISQRVQQISRGVLEVNQGSLYPALQRLEKEGVIASGWGTSENNRRARYYEITPAGRRALGTELESWKRFAAALDLVLESA, encoded by the coding sequence ATGGCCCCTCGAAGCCAGACCGACGCGCTACGTGGCTCGCTCGACCTCCTGATCCTCAAGACGCTCTCGCTGGAGCCGATGCACGGCTGGGGAATCAGCCAGCGCGTGCAGCAGATCTCGCGCGGGGTGCTGGAGGTGAACCAGGGCTCGCTCTACCCCGCGCTCCAGCGGCTGGAGAAGGAAGGGGTGATCGCAAGCGGCTGGGGAACCAGCGAGAACAACCGCCGCGCCCGCTACTATGAGATCACCCCCGCAGGCCGCCGCGCCCTCGGCACCGAGCTGGAGAGCTGGAAGCGCTTCGCCGCGGCCCTCGATCTCGTGCTCGAAAGTGCCTAG
- a CDS encoding ABC transporter permease has product MKSIIARLRLLRRSEAEERMEDEMRFHLEMETEKLIREGVSPAEARRRARVAFGGVEGHKEAMRDGRTFAWMGTLSLDARLGLRLLVRHRGLALIGGFAMATAIAVGSVTFEALSQVLRGTLPLDEGDRVVAVHWFSDSTESAERQVLHDFAEWRGGLRTVRELAAFRTVEHNLMSVAGDPLPVAVAEMTASGFRVARTPPLLGRYLVPEDERPGAPAVVVIGHEAWRTRFAADPRIVGRTVRLGSTPHVVAGVMPEGFRFPYDHQYWVPLRESPLAHARLEGPWLYVFGRLAPGASLAEARAELATVGRRTAAAHPGMYDRLRLTAIPFTYDQMDLQSPTMRLALRAVQLLVGGLLVVVAVNLAVLLYARTVSRLGEIAVRSALGASRRRILAQLFMEALAHSVLGALVGLVVANGVLRMTRRWIAAAGGGNGLPFWVDLRLSPATVAYALALAAVAAFIMGVLPGLKATGDGMQANLRELRSGPRLGPVWSGLIVAQVAFAMAVLPPAVYAVWQIMRMETAKIGFAPDEFVVGQVELGEPPAGLDSAGVAARNASRRTALMARLAAEPGVTAVALASFVPGLDEPTQDVEIDGAAGPQQGASAIRTTPELFGTYGARIAEGRALAEGDADAVVVNRTFVRRHLGNRGAVGQRLRYRKADGPGRWYEIVGVVEDFPAVPLVITSANGVANVYHAALPGDVPDPTLSVRLRGGIPAGFVRRVQRLGVEVDPELQLGVRPLAEVYASVRSFSRFMSWALALVTGSVLLLSAAGIYALMSFTVVQRTREIGIRTALGAQPRRIVASIFAPVGRRLAVGVAIGGVLAGGITAGAGVSMGRAAPLMAAVCAIMLGVGLLAVLGPARRGLRIQPMEALREA; this is encoded by the coding sequence ATGAAATCGATCATCGCCCGGCTGCGGCTGCTCCGCCGCAGCGAGGCCGAGGAGCGCATGGAGGACGAGATGCGCTTCCACCTGGAGATGGAGACCGAGAAGCTCATCCGCGAGGGGGTGAGCCCCGCGGAGGCACGGCGCAGGGCGCGGGTGGCGTTCGGCGGGGTGGAGGGGCACAAGGAGGCGATGCGCGACGGGCGCACCTTTGCCTGGATGGGCACCCTGTCGCTCGACGCGCGGCTCGGGCTGCGGCTGCTGGTGCGGCACCGCGGTCTGGCGCTCATCGGCGGCTTCGCCATGGCGACGGCGATCGCGGTGGGTTCGGTGACCTTCGAGGCCCTTTCGCAGGTTCTGCGCGGCACCCTTCCGTTGGACGAGGGCGATCGGGTGGTCGCGGTCCACTGGTTCTCGGACAGCACGGAGAGCGCCGAGCGGCAGGTGCTGCACGACTTCGCGGAGTGGCGCGGCGGGCTGCGCACCGTGCGGGAGCTGGCCGCGTTCCGCACCGTGGAGCACAACCTGATGTCCGTGGCGGGCGACCCGCTCCCCGTGGCGGTGGCTGAGATGACCGCGTCGGGGTTCCGCGTAGCCCGCACGCCGCCGCTGCTGGGGCGCTACCTGGTGCCGGAGGACGAGCGCCCCGGCGCGCCCGCGGTGGTGGTGATCGGCCACGAGGCGTGGCGCACCCGCTTCGCCGCCGACCCGCGCATCGTGGGGCGCACCGTGCGGCTCGGCTCCACGCCGCACGTTGTGGCGGGGGTGATGCCGGAGGGGTTCCGCTTCCCCTACGACCACCAGTACTGGGTGCCGCTGCGCGAGAGCCCGCTGGCGCACGCCCGGCTGGAGGGGCCGTGGCTGTACGTGTTCGGGCGGCTGGCGCCCGGCGCATCCCTCGCCGAAGCACGGGCCGAGCTGGCGACGGTCGGGCGGCGCACGGCGGCGGCGCACCCCGGGATGTACGACCGGCTCCGGCTCACGGCGATCCCCTTCACCTACGACCAAATGGACCTGCAGAGCCCCACGATGCGGCTGGCACTACGCGCGGTGCAACTGCTGGTGGGCGGGCTGCTGGTGGTGGTGGCGGTGAATCTGGCCGTGCTGCTGTACGCCCGCACCGTGTCGCGCCTGGGCGAGATCGCCGTCCGCAGCGCGCTGGGCGCCAGCCGACGCCGCATCCTGGCGCAGCTCTTCATGGAGGCGCTCGCCCACTCGGTGCTGGGCGCGCTGGTGGGGCTGGTGGTGGCGAACGGGGTGCTCCGCATGACGCGGCGCTGGATCGCCGCGGCGGGAGGGGGGAATGGCCTTCCGTTCTGGGTAGACCTGCGCCTGTCGCCCGCCACGGTAGCGTACGCGCTGGCGCTGGCGGCGGTCGCCGCCTTCATCATGGGCGTGCTCCCCGGCCTCAAGGCGACCGGCGACGGGATGCAGGCCAACCTGCGCGAGCTGCGCTCCGGTCCGCGCCTGGGGCCCGTCTGGAGTGGGCTGATCGTGGCGCAGGTGGCGTTCGCCATGGCCGTGCTGCCGCCCGCCGTCTACGCCGTGTGGCAGATCATGCGCATGGAGACGGCCAAGATCGGGTTCGCGCCGGACGAGTTCGTGGTGGGGCAGGTGGAGCTGGGCGAGCCGCCCGCGGGGCTGGACTCGGCCGGGGTGGCGGCGCGCAACGCCTCGCGGCGTACGGCGCTGATGGCGAGGCTGGCGGCGGAGCCCGGGGTCACCGCCGTCGCCCTTGCATCCTTTGTCCCCGGCCTGGACGAGCCCACCCAGGACGTGGAGATCGACGGTGCCGCCGGGCCGCAGCAGGGCGCGAGCGCCATCCGCACAACGCCGGAGCTGTTCGGTACGTACGGCGCGCGCATCGCCGAGGGGCGCGCGCTGGCCGAGGGCGATGCGGACGCCGTGGTCGTCAACCGCACCTTTGTGCGGCGCCACCTGGGGAACCGCGGCGCCGTGGGCCAGCGGCTGCGCTACAGGAAGGCGGATGGGCCGGGCCGCTGGTACGAGATCGTCGGCGTGGTGGAGGACTTCCCCGCGGTGCCGCTCGTGATCACCTCGGCGAACGGGGTGGCCAACGTGTACCACGCCGCCCTGCCGGGCGACGTCCCCGACCCTACCCTCTCGGTGCGCCTGCGCGGCGGGATCCCCGCGGGATTCGTGAGGCGCGTGCAGCGGCTGGGCGTGGAGGTCGATCCCGAGCTGCAGCTGGGCGTGCGCCCGCTGGCGGAGGTATACGCCTCCGTCCGCTCCTTCTCGCGCTTCATGTCCTGGGCGCTCGCGCTGGTCACGGGGAGCGTGCTCCTCCTTTCCGCGGCGGGGATCTACGCGCTGATGTCGTTCACCGTGGTCCAGCGCACCCGCGAGATCGGCATCCGCACCGCGCTGGGGGCACAGCCGCGGCGCATCGTGGCGAGCATCTTTGCGCCGGTGGGGCGCAGGCTGGCCGTGGGCGTGGCGATCGGCGGGGTGCTGGCGGGGGGCATCACCGCCGGCGCGGGCGTAAGCATGGGGCGGGCCGCACCGCTGATGGCTGCCGTCTGCGCCATCATGCTGGGCGTGGGGCTGCTGGCGGTGCTGGGGCCCGCGCGGCGCGGCCTGCGCATCCAGCCCATGGAGGCGCTGCGGGAGGCCTGA
- a CDS encoding kelch repeat-containing protein, which produces MRRAIAWVAVSVSAAALLACGKDPVAKGGDPKLALSLDSVTVDLGTSASVAATVVNTSGTAQFVSRDPGVATVNASGAISGVAVGSTYVVATLAGNAEVRDSVRVRVREPIDGEWGIKANLLENQSEFALAEANGKLYVMGGYPPSRVTSRTVQVYDIALDRWQLGPQLPQPNNHGMAAGVNGKIYLLGGQFTDDQEGATAVNTLYELDPAVGAWVQKAPMPTARSGGVAVVLGGKIYVAGGRVPRGNDFAVYDPAADRWEVLPNLPSQRNHIAGAAINGRIHIVGGRLGNGLSPLKSDAHEVYDPQTRTWTTAAPMLSGRSGINSVMARGCFHVWGGEAPSGMTPQHEYYDPRTSQWTSLRPMPLPVHGVVGSAFVNGLIWVTGGGTQVGGASGSLHNQTYRPIVSCE; this is translated from the coding sequence ATGAGACGGGCAATCGCGTGGGTGGCTGTATCGGTGTCGGCTGCCGCCCTCCTGGCCTGCGGCAAGGACCCGGTCGCGAAGGGCGGTGATCCCAAGCTCGCGCTTTCCCTGGACAGCGTGACCGTCGATCTGGGCACTTCCGCCTCGGTGGCCGCGACGGTGGTCAACACCAGCGGGACGGCACAGTTCGTCTCGCGCGATCCGGGTGTGGCGACCGTGAATGCCAGCGGCGCCATCAGCGGCGTCGCGGTCGGCTCGACGTACGTGGTCGCCACGCTCGCGGGCAACGCGGAGGTGCGTGACTCCGTGCGCGTTCGCGTGCGGGAGCCGATCGACGGCGAGTGGGGGATCAAGGCGAATCTGCTCGAGAACCAGTCGGAGTTCGCCCTCGCCGAAGCGAACGGCAAGCTCTACGTCATGGGCGGTTATCCTCCCTCCCGGGTGACGTCCCGCACGGTGCAGGTCTATGACATCGCGCTCGACCGCTGGCAGCTCGGCCCACAGCTCCCGCAGCCCAACAACCACGGGATGGCGGCGGGCGTCAACGGGAAGATCTACCTGCTCGGCGGCCAGTTCACGGACGACCAGGAGGGCGCCACGGCCGTCAACACGTTGTACGAGCTGGACCCGGCGGTGGGTGCATGGGTGCAGAAGGCCCCGATGCCCACCGCGCGCAGCGGAGGTGTGGCGGTAGTGCTCGGCGGCAAGATCTACGTCGCCGGGGGACGGGTGCCGCGCGGAAACGACTTCGCCGTGTACGACCCGGCGGCGGACCGGTGGGAGGTGCTGCCCAATCTGCCTTCCCAGCGCAACCACATCGCTGGCGCGGCGATCAACGGGCGCATCCACATCGTTGGCGGGCGCCTGGGCAACGGCCTGTCGCCCCTGAAGTCGGATGCGCACGAAGTCTACGACCCGCAGACGCGCACCTGGACGACCGCGGCTCCCATGCTGAGCGGCCGCAGCGGGATCAACAGCGTCATGGCCCGCGGCTGCTTCCACGTCTGGGGCGGCGAGGCGCCGAGCGGCATGACCCCCCAGCACGAGTACTACGATCCCCGCACCAGCCAGTGGACGAGCCTCCGTCCCATGCCTCTGCCCGTGCACGGGGTGGTCGGGTCGGCCTTCGTGAACGGACTGATCTGGGTAACCGGTGGCGGCACCCAGGTGGGCGGCGCCTCCGGCAGTCTGCACAACCAGACCTACCGGCCGATCGTGAGCTGCGAATGA